In the Marinobacter sp. Arc7-DN-1 genome, AGGTATGAGGCTGGTATCGACGGGCCGCCTGAAACCCTCAAGTCCATTGAGGAGCAACTGCTTGCCGTCGCAACCCGCACGATTGGCCTGACAGAGGACCTGAAAAAACTCGAGCAAACACAGATGCAAGAGCGATACGACCTCACGGTTGCGGAAATTATTATAGTGACAGTGATTGCCCTTCTCTCGACCCTCATCCTTGCGTGGATACTGACAAAGTCAATTACGGCGCCAATCAACGAAGTGGTCAAAATAGCCAACAAGGTTGCCTCAGGCGACCTCACTGTGGATGTCCGAAGCCAGCGCGGTGATGAATTTGGCCAGCTGCTCGCTGCGTTTGGAGCCATGATAACCAATCTCAGAGAGCTGATTCGCGAAATTGATACCGGGGCCTCCAGCATCGCCTCATCATCGGAACAGCTGTCTACCGTAACGAATCAGACCAGTAAGGGCGTAGCGGAACAACAGTCACAGACCGATCAGGTCGCCACCGCCATGAATGAGATGGTCGCAACCGTCAATGATGTTGCCAAAAGCGCCGAGGCCGCCTTTGAGGCGGCTAACGACGCCAGTGAGAAATCCGGCAATGGTGAGATGGCGGTCAGGGAAACCCTGGAGTTTGTCGCGGATCTGAACAAACAAAGCGCCAATGTGATGGAACTGCTCAACGGCCTGCAAATGGAAACCAACAACATTGGCACAGTGCTGGACGTGATCAAGTCGGTTGCCGAACAGACCAACCTGCTGGCACTCAACGCCGCCATAGAAGCGGCTCGGGCCGGAGAACAGGGGCGGGGATTTGCCGTGGTGGCTGACGAAGTGCGGTCCTTGGCTCAGCGAACCCAGAGCTCTGCAACCGAGATAGAAACCCTGGTCAGCAATCTGGTTAACAGTGCTGAAACATCGGTTGCCAGCATGGAGACCGGTACAAAGCTTGCGGAGCAGACGCTAGAACGGGCGCAATTGGCCGGTACGGCGATTCAGGAAATGGCGAATGGAGTTGAACAAATCCGCCAGTACAACAGCCAGATTGCGACCGCTGCTGAAGAACAAAGCGTTGTGGCGGAGGATATCAATCAGAATATCACGCTGATCCGCGATGTATGTGATCAGTCTGCCGCGTCCACCGAACAGGTCTCCGCTGCGAGTGAAGAGCTGGCGCGCCTTGCTGAAGGGCTCAGCACACAAGTGGCCCGTTTCAAGGTTTGATGGATGGAGCGAGTCATCGAGAAGGGGCGGATCACATAGCCTGCCTCTTTCCGCAAGAGACAGTGTTGTCGACAGTGCAAAACAGCTTTGAGATAGCACGACCAGTTGCACACAGCGTCCATGCTCAAGAGTCGAAAGGACGGTTGCTCGTTGGCGAACGATTTATTGAGTTATGATGTAAAACAACTAAAAAAGTTTGGCTGTCACTTTTATGGCCAGAAAAACCAGAGTTGTGATCAGGAGCCTGATAGGTATTCAGCATCGGTTCGTACCTATTCTCACTGGTCCTGAATTGTCTGCTGTGAAGGCGAGACTGCAAACAAGCTGAAGGCGTCTAGCGAAAGAGGTTCTACCTATGTCGGTTGGCGAAGTTTTATCAGGGCACGATTACTTTGACGAGGAGTTCGGCGTTTCAGTATCCAAGCTTTTGGGTATGTTACGGCGTAGCTTTGCCATGGACATGGCATTCATCGGAAAATTTGAGAATGGGTCTCGGACCATGGTGTTTGTTGAATCCGATAACAACATTAGCGCTCGCTCACAAAGTTTCTGTTTTTCCCATCCTGAAAGTCAGACCTATTGCCGAAAAATTGCAGATGGCGAGTTACCATCAATAATTCCTGATACACAGTCGAATGAGATAACACGTCTTATGAAGGTAACGGACGAGTTGTCAATCGGTGCCTACCTGGGCGTGCCCATTTACCTTTCAGATGGTGAGATATACGGAACTCTGTGTTGTATTAAGTACTCTAGTGATCCGTCGTTGGAAACTCGCGACCCCTCATTGTTGACGTTTGTTGCCGATGTGATTGCGGATCGGGTCGAGTTTCATCGGAATATTCAAGAACATGATAATCAGATTCGCGACCGAATAGAGCGGCTGAGCTTAAGTAATGAGTTGACTATGCATTTTCAGCCGATTTGGTCTGTCACTGACTCTGCGATTTGTGGGTATGAGGCATTGGCCCGATTCAATACCGAGCCCTACCGCTCGCCGGATGTTTGGTTCAAGGAAGCCAGTCAGGTTGGTTTGGGGGATTTTTTGGAGTCATTGGCAATTACTCGGGCATTAAGTCAATTGCCTAAGATTCCTGAGTTCTGCTTTTTAAGTATAAATGCATCCCCGGATGCTATTTTATCTGGAGCTGTTGGGGAACTCTTGAATCGCCAAGATGCCCATAGGGTAATATTGGAAGTTACCGAACATTCGCAGATATTAAACTACCCCGCATTTCGAGATGCGGTTCAGTCGATTCGTAAAATCGGTGCGCGACTTGCGATCGACGATGCTGGTTCCGGGTATGCTTCTTTGCAGCATGTTGTAGAGCTTGACGCGGACGTTATAAAGTTGGATCTCAACCTGATTCGGAACATACACTGTGACCGAAAGAAGCAGGCTCTTGCAGCAGCCCTTGTTTCCTATGCGCGCCACGTAAAGGCACAAGTCGTTGCAGAAGGAGTAGAGACAAAGGCGGAGTTCGATGTGCTCAAGGAGCTTAAAATAGATAAGGTACAAGGCTACTTTATTGGCAAACCCGCGGAATTGGCTTGATCGCTGAATTACTCCTAAATGTCGTCGGGCAGTGGCTCATCCGACTTCCGTCCAGGGAGTTGAGCTACCTCCCAAACTAATTGCGATTCTCTTAATTTGAATTATTCACGGCCAGGTTCAGGCATCGTTCCCCGCCGCAACACCGGACGCCCAGGCCCACTGGAAATTGTGGCCGCCCAGATGGCCGGTGACATCCACCACCTCGCCGATGAAATACAGGCTTGGCCGCTCCAGAACCGCCATGGTTTTGGAGGAAAGCTGGCGGGTGTCCACACCTCCGAGAGTGACTTCCGCGGTCCGGTAGCCTTCGGTGCCGGCGGGTTTGATGGACCACCGATTCAGAATATCCGCTACCTGTTCGATATCGCCGTTCTTGTAACCCTGCAAGGGGCCGGTCCAGCCCTGCAATTCGTTGAAGGCCTGGGCAAACCGTTTGGGCAGGTGCTGGGCCAGGTAGTGGCCAACCGTGGCTTGTGGCCGGGTTTTGCGCAGGTTGAGCAGATCGTCACTAATCTGGCAGGCCGGCAGAAGGTTAATGGCCAGGCTGTCGCCGGGCTCCCAGAAACTGGAGATCTGCAGCATCGCCGGGCCGCTGAGCCCGCGATGGGTTACCAGCATGGGTTCCCGGAAATGCTGGTCGTGGCATTGCACATCGACAGGGCAACTGACACCCGACAAAGGCGCGAGCTGTTCTTTCAGCTCCGGCTGCAGGGTAAAGGGCACCAGGCCTGCGCGGGTGGGCAGTATTTCCAGGCCGAACTGCTCCGCCACCCGGTAACCAAACGCTGTGGCGCCCATGGTGGGAATCGACAATCCGCCGGTGGCGATCACAAGCGATTCGCAGGTGATCTCCCCGGATCCGATGCGCAGACGGTAGCCTGCGTCGGTTTCGGTAATGCGGTCGACCGCTGTCTTCATTCTCACTTCCGCCCCTGCCCACTCGCATTCGGTCAGCAGCATACTGAGGATGTCCTTGGCGCTGTCCTTGCAAAACAGCTGGCCGGGTGCTTTTTCCTCATGCTCAATGCCATGGCGGTCCACCAGTTCCAGAAAATCCTGCGGCGTATAGCGCTTGAGCGCGGAAATGCAGTAGTGAGGGTTGTCCGACAGGAAGTTGGCGGGCGTGCTGTTCAGGTTGGTGAAGTTGCAGCGCCCGCCGCCGGACATCAGGATTTTCTTGCCCGGCTTGTTGGCGTGGTCCAGCACCAGCACACGGCGACCCCGGTATCCCGCGGTGGCGGCACACATCAGACCTGCGGCGCCGGCGCCGATGATGATTACGTCGTACTGTGATGTGGAACCTGCCGCCATACTGCCCGCCAATCGAAGGAAAGGGCGGGCAGTATACCAGTCTCAAGGCAGGTGGACGGAGCCTTCCAAATAGAAGGCCGCCTGGCCGGCGATGTCTACGCGGTCGCCTTTCAGCTCGCAGCGCAGCACACCGCCCCGGGCTGAAACCTGACGGGCCTCGAGCCGATTCTTTCCGAGTTTTTCAGCCCAGTAGGGCACCAGCACGCTGTGGATGGAGCCTGTGACTGGGTCTTCATCAATGCCTGCTCCGGGGGCAAAGTAACGGCTGACGAAATCGCAGTCTGTGCCTGGCGCGGTGATAATCAGACCCTGATTGCCCAGCTGTTTCAGTTTCCGGATATCCGGTTGGGCAGCCTGAACCGCGGTTTCATCGTCCAGAACCACCATGTAATTGGTGTCGTTCGGAACATAAAACGCGGTTTCCGGTGCGCTTTCCAGAGCTTCCCGAATCAATGCCGGCGTTGGCTGTTTCTCGAAGGCCAGATTCGGGAAATCCAGCACCAGCCAGCCATCGTTGGCTTTCTTCACGGAGAGAGGGCCGCTCTTGGAGCGAAAACGGATCTGTTCCCGATCCCAGCCGAGCTTGTTGAAAATAACCCAGCCACTGGCCAGGGTGGCGTGGCCACACAGAGGTACCTCAATGCCCGGGGTAAACCAGCGGATGTGGAAATCGGCCTCATCCTCTTCCGGCAGGCGCACGAAAAAGGCGGTTTCAGAGAGGTTGTTCTCCATTGCAAGCGAGAGCATGACGTTATCGGATAACCATTGCTCCAGCGGCATGACCGCCGCCGGGTTGCCACCGAAAATCTCACTGGTAAAGGCATCGACCTGATAGATGGGATACGTCATGGCGTGTTCTCCTGATGATGTTGTTAAGACTGAGCAGAAAGGGCTTTCTGATTCTGTCCTCATTGTAGGGAATGAAATGACTGCCATAACAGATTCAGATAATCTGTTTTTGAACCGGTACAGAGTGGGT is a window encoding:
- a CDS encoding methyl-accepting chemotaxis protein produces the protein MTISNSLRNLTVGKKLTLSFAILLVFLVIVSGVSLFSLDDYNHRVSIVKHANAAEIALLEAERDQKNFKVERDPRYIGHAIGYVDEAKSALTPLIEMNEGEDRQRAEQIFDDVRTYEELLKRYEAGIDGPPETLKSIEEQLLAVATRTIGLTEDLKKLEQTQMQERYDLTVAEIIIVTVIALLSTLILAWILTKSITAPINEVVKIANKVASGDLTVDVRSQRGDEFGQLLAAFGAMITNLRELIREIDTGASSIASSSEQLSTVTNQTSKGVAEQQSQTDQVATAMNEMVATVNDVAKSAEAAFEAANDASEKSGNGEMAVRETLEFVADLNKQSANVMELLNGLQMETNNIGTVLDVIKSVAEQTNLLALNAAIEAARAGEQGRGFAVVADEVRSLAQRTQSSATEIETLVSNLVNSAETSVASMETGTKLAEQTLERAQLAGTAIQEMANGVEQIRQYNSQIATAAEEQSVVAEDINQNITLIRDVCDQSAASTEQVSAASEELARLAEGLSTQVARFKV
- a CDS encoding EAL domain-containing protein; this translates as MSVGEVLSGHDYFDEEFGVSVSKLLGMLRRSFAMDMAFIGKFENGSRTMVFVESDNNISARSQSFCFSHPESQTYCRKIADGELPSIIPDTQSNEITRLMKVTDELSIGAYLGVPIYLSDGEIYGTLCCIKYSSDPSLETRDPSLLTFVADVIADRVEFHRNIQEHDNQIRDRIERLSLSNELTMHFQPIWSVTDSAICGYEALARFNTEPYRSPDVWFKEASQVGLGDFLESLAITRALSQLPKIPEFCFLSINASPDAILSGAVGELLNRQDAHRVILEVTEHSQILNYPAFRDAVQSIRKIGARLAIDDAGSGYASLQHVVELDADVIKLDLNLIRNIHCDRKKQALAAALVSYARHVKAQVVAEGVETKAEFDVLKELKIDKVQGYFIGKPAELA
- a CDS encoding NAD(P)/FAD-dependent oxidoreductase, which gives rise to MAAGSTSQYDVIIIGAGAAGLMCAATAGYRGRRVLVLDHANKPGKKILMSGGGRCNFTNLNSTPANFLSDNPHYCISALKRYTPQDFLELVDRHGIEHEEKAPGQLFCKDSAKDILSMLLTECEWAGAEVRMKTAVDRITETDAGYRLRIGSGEITCESLVIATGGLSIPTMGATAFGYRVAEQFGLEILPTRAGLVPFTLQPELKEQLAPLSGVSCPVDVQCHDQHFREPMLVTHRGLSGPAMLQISSFWEPGDSLAINLLPACQISDDLLNLRKTRPQATVGHYLAQHLPKRFAQAFNELQGWTGPLQGYKNGDIEQVADILNRWSIKPAGTEGYRTAEVTLGGVDTRQLSSKTMAVLERPSLYFIGEVVDVTGHLGGHNFQWAWASGVAAGNDA
- a CDS encoding PhzF family phenazine biosynthesis protein, encoding MTYPIYQVDAFTSEIFGGNPAAVMPLEQWLSDNVMLSLAMENNLSETAFFVRLPEEDEADFHIRWFTPGIEVPLCGHATLASGWVIFNKLGWDREQIRFRSKSGPLSVKKANDGWLVLDFPNLAFEKQPTPALIREALESAPETAFYVPNDTNYMVVLDDETAVQAAQPDIRKLKQLGNQGLIITAPGTDCDFVSRYFAPGAGIDEDPVTGSIHSVLVPYWAEKLGKNRLEARQVSARGGVLRCELKGDRVDIAGQAAFYLEGSVHLP